A stretch of the Saccharolobus caldissimus genome encodes the following:
- a CDS encoding DUF3093 family protein: protein MKAPLMLRIHTKKGDKLFLYVQIIFWLIYVMIDLGLFTNKLLLFGTIALALSIVLITLVLTSYSYLDVRITPERVKIGKWKIPLDQVREIRVLRSNGSTADLIIVYEGGERTIEEVKNWKEALETFQRYKENMV, encoded by the coding sequence GTGAAAGCCCCGCTGATGTTAAGAATACATACTAAGAAAGGGGATAAGTTATTCCTCTACGTACAAATTATCTTTTGGCTCATATATGTTATGATCGATCTTGGGCTGTTCACGAATAAATTACTCTTATTTGGTACAATAGCGTTAGCCTTAAGCATAGTTTTAATTACTCTAGTTCTAACGTCATACTCCTATTTAGACGTCAGAATAACACCAGAACGAGTTAAGATAGGTAAGTGGAAGATACCCCTAGACCAAGTAAGGGAGATAAGAGTATTGAGGAGTAATGGCTCTACAGCTGACTTAATTATAGTTTATGAAGGAGGAGAGAGGACTATCGAGGAAGTGAAGAACTGGAAAGAAGCCTTAGAGACGTTTCAAAGATATAAGGAAAATATGGTCTGA
- a CDS encoding bifunctional 2-dehydro-3-deoxy-phosphogluconate/2-dehydro-3-deoxy-6-phosphogalactonate aldolase: protein MAEIVTPIITPFTKDNRIDKEKLRTHAENLMKKGIDKLFVNGTTGLGPSLSADEKLENLKAIYDITNRIIFQVGGLNLEDTIRLAKLSKDYDIVGVASYAPYYYPRIPEKQLVKYFKSLCEASPHPVYLYNYPTAVGKDIDARIVKEIGCIAGVKDTNESLIHSLDYKRLNPNIIVYNGSDMLITSAISTGLDGSVTAASNYLPELTVAIKKLASEKKIDEALRLQFILDEIVEASRIFGSLSSNYVLVKLFQGYDVGYPRGPIFPLDKEEEQQLINKVNQLKMKLIELKILKE from the coding sequence ATGGCTGAAATAGTTACCCCTATAATAACTCCCTTTACTAAGGATAATAGAATAGACAAGGAAAAGCTAAGGACTCATGCTGAAAATTTAATGAAAAAAGGTATAGATAAGTTATTCGTTAATGGTACTACTGGATTAGGTCCTTCTTTATCCGCTGACGAGAAATTAGAAAACTTAAAAGCAATATATGATATTACGAATAGGATAATATTTCAAGTTGGAGGGCTTAACTTAGAAGACACGATAAGACTAGCGAAGTTAAGTAAGGACTATGACATAGTAGGCGTTGCCTCTTACGCCCCTTATTATTACCCTAGGATTCCAGAAAAGCAGCTAGTTAAGTATTTTAAATCCCTATGTGAAGCTTCTCCTCACCCGGTATACTTATATAATTATCCTACTGCAGTGGGAAAGGATATTGATGCCAGAATTGTTAAAGAAATCGGTTGTATAGCAGGAGTTAAGGATACTAATGAGAGTTTAATTCACTCACTAGACTATAAGAGACTTAATCCAAATATAATAGTATATAATGGTTCAGATATGTTGATCACTTCAGCTATTTCCACCGGTTTAGATGGTAGTGTTACTGCAGCGTCGAATTACCTCCCAGAGCTCACTGTAGCTATTAAAAAATTGGCTTCAGAGAAAAAGATAGATGAAGCGTTAAGGCTACAATTTATACTTGACGAAATTGTGGAAGCTTCTAGGATTTTCGGTAGCTTATCATCAAACTACGTTCTTGTCAAACTCTTTCAAGGATACGATGTAGGTTATCCTAGAGGCCCGATATTTCCTTTAGATAAGGAAGAGGAACAGCAACTAATTAATAAGGTAAATCAGCTAAAGATGAAACTTATAGAGCTTAAAATATTGAAAGAGTAA
- a CDS encoding 8-oxo-dGTP diphosphatase — MDTCISIVLDSNKILMIYKKRGLGKGLYNFPGGKIKSNEKGEECAIRELKEETGLIGEVAEYIGKITFIINDNRIEEMGIYLIKKFKGNIIETDEAIPMWINVNEIPYDKMWEDDKEWVPLVLAGYKIECKFYFSNNWEKFIGGSCKVI, encoded by the coding sequence ATGGATACTTGCATAAGTATAGTCCTAGATTCAAACAAAATATTAATGATTTATAAAAAGCGAGGATTAGGAAAGGGATTATATAATTTTCCTGGAGGTAAGATTAAGAGTAATGAGAAAGGTGAGGAGTGTGCTATAAGAGAGTTAAAAGAGGAAACTGGATTAATAGGGGAAGTAGCTGAATATATAGGTAAGATAACTTTCATAATTAATGATAATCGCATTGAAGAAATGGGTATTTATCTTATTAAAAAATTTAAAGGAAACATAATTGAAACAGACGAAGCAATTCCCATGTGGATTAACGTTAATGAAATCCCTTATGATAAAATGTGGGAAGACGATAAGGAATGGGTACCCTTAGTTTTGGCTGGTTATAAAATAGAATGCAAGTTCTATTTTTCGAATAATTGGGAGAAATTTATTGGCGGCTCGTGTAAAGTAATTTAA
- a CDS encoding mandelate racemase/muconate lactonizing enzyme family protein translates to MKIREIEPIVLTSKEKGSATWASTMIVVRVITENGMVGYGEAVPTLRIISVYNAIKQVSKAYIGKDVEEVEKNYHEWYKQDFYLARSFESATAVSAIDIASWDIIGKELGAPLYKLLGGKVRERIPVYANGWYQDCVTPEDFAEKAKEITKKGYKALKFDPFGPYYDWIDEKGLREAEERVKAVREAVGDNVDILIEHHGRFNANSAIMIAKRLEKYNPAFMEEPVHHEDIEGLRKYRNFTSLKIALGERLISEKETMFYIKEGLVNILQPDVTNIGGVTVARKAIVLAEANDVEIAFHNAFGSIQNSVSLQLSAITQNLYLLENFYDWFPQWKRDLVYNETPVESGHVKVPDRPGIGVSVNEKLIEELRADPVPLEVSEEPVWVVKGTWKSYGV, encoded by the coding sequence ATGAAAATCAGAGAAATAGAGCCTATAGTTCTTACTTCTAAAGAGAAAGGAAGTGCTACATGGGCTTCTACGATGATAGTAGTCAGAGTAATTACTGAGAATGGCATGGTAGGTTATGGGGAAGCTGTACCTACGTTAAGAATAATATCTGTATACAATGCAATTAAACAAGTCTCAAAAGCTTATATAGGAAAAGATGTGGAAGAAGTAGAGAAGAATTACCATGAATGGTATAAACAAGATTTTTATTTGGCTAGGTCTTTTGAGTCCGCAACGGCTGTAAGTGCTATTGATATAGCATCATGGGATATTATTGGTAAGGAGTTAGGTGCGCCGTTATATAAGTTATTAGGAGGTAAAGTTAGAGAGAGGATTCCCGTTTATGCTAATGGTTGGTATCAAGATTGTGTAACTCCAGAAGATTTCGCTGAGAAGGCTAAAGAGATTACTAAGAAGGGATATAAGGCACTTAAATTCGACCCTTTTGGTCCCTATTATGATTGGATAGACGAGAAGGGTTTAAGGGAAGCTGAGGAAAGAGTCAAGGCCGTTAGAGAGGCCGTAGGAGATAATGTAGATATTTTAATTGAGCATCATGGAAGATTTAACGCAAATTCAGCTATAATGATAGCTAAAAGATTAGAGAAATATAATCCAGCTTTTATGGAAGAACCAGTACATCATGAAGATATCGAGGGCTTAAGGAAATATAGGAATTTTACGTCGCTTAAAATAGCGTTAGGTGAGAGACTAATAAGTGAGAAGGAGACAATGTTTTATATAAAGGAGGGCTTAGTAAATATATTGCAACCAGATGTAACTAATATAGGTGGAGTTACTGTAGCGAGGAAGGCTATAGTATTAGCAGAGGCTAATGATGTAGAAATAGCGTTTCATAACGCGTTTGGTTCAATACAAAACTCAGTATCATTACAGTTAAGTGCAATTACGCAAAACCTATATTTACTTGAAAACTTTTACGATTGGTTCCCTCAATGGAAGAGGGATTTAGTATATAATGAAACGCCTGTTGAGTCAGGTCACGTTAAAGTACCAGATAGACCAGGAATAGGGGTTTCAGTTAATGAGAAGTTAATAGAGGAGCTAAGGGCAGATCCAGTTCCATTAGAGGTCAGTGAGGAACCAGTTTGGGTAGTTAAGGGAACGTGGAAAAGTTATGGTGTTTAA
- a CDS encoding sulfite oxidase-like oxidoreductase — MQEVQKPPNQKYIKNFIVYAEFGIPEVNLESYRLKISGEVERTLSFTYDELLKLPRKEIVEDFHCVTGWSVKNVKWEGIPFKSLIEMARVKEGVKWVMFYSLDSYTAVVPYEDVNRDNVIVALFMNGDKIPLKHGFPARPIIPHLYGWKSAKWLTEIEFLKEYVDGYWEERGYHERGNVWEEERFKGQGGRHLRRRPVL; from the coding sequence ATGCAAGAAGTACAAAAACCACCAAATCAAAAATATATAAAAAATTTTATTGTATATGCTGAGTTTGGTATTCCAGAAGTTAATTTGGAGAGTTATAGGCTTAAGATTAGCGGAGAAGTCGAAAGGACTCTTTCTTTTACTTATGACGAACTACTCAAATTGCCGAGGAAGGAAATAGTGGAAGACTTTCACTGTGTGACAGGCTGGTCTGTTAAAAACGTAAAATGGGAAGGAATACCCTTTAAATCATTAATTGAAATGGCTAGAGTTAAAGAAGGAGTAAAGTGGGTTATGTTTTATAGTTTAGATAGTTATACAGCAGTAGTACCATATGAAGATGTTAATAGAGATAACGTTATTGTAGCATTATTTATGAATGGTGATAAAATTCCTTTAAAGCATGGTTTTCCAGCTCGTCCCATAATACCTCATTTATATGGGTGGAAAAGTGCTAAATGGTTAACGGAAATTGAATTTCTAAAGGAATATGTGGATGGGTATTGGGAAGAACGGGGATATCATGAAAGAGGAAACGTTTGGGAGGAAGAAAGATTTAAAGGACAAGGAGGAAGACATTTGAGAAGAAGACCAGTTCTATGA
- a CDS encoding chloride channel protein produces MQARHSKLTSLPYFEKWFILGVIMGVISGLAATVFYLLLHLFEDLFLFHLIGISYPRPIGEGGNPITFTFHLGNYYLIPVSMAIGGLLSGLIVYTFAPEAEGHGTDAAIKAYHYYQGKIRWVVVPVKIIASAITIGSGGSAGREGPTAQFSAGVGSVVADLLRLTSEDRRRMVAVGIGAGIGTIFKSPIGGALLASEILYKRDLEPEVIYPGLVASAIGYTIFGSIFGFTPVFGYYTEPFNPLRLPMYAVLGVIAGLLAIVYVKVFYGVHGFFKKLKISNYLKPIIGALLASTIALIAPEVMATGYGWIDLAEYSRFFQNVFYSPILPVIILLILLPFLKIIATAFSIGSGGSGGVFAPGLFIGAFVGADVGLLFHQLFPSIVPSVAPFIIIGMAAFFSAAGKVPLSVIIMVTEMTGSLQLLPGAMVAAAISYLISGNYTIYQAQVPTKRDSPAHRSEFMIPVLESVRVSECKFEDIKVFDDESVEKAISIMTNYNFLSLPVIDHNYRFLGIVYLRDLLNADKNDMVRKYMIIGSPYVRPNSTLEQAWEIMSRLRSKWACVVEDGKYKGIVTMDNLIEAYEREVRKLKKTS; encoded by the coding sequence ATGCAAGCTAGACATTCTAAGCTTACATCACTACCTTATTTTGAGAAATGGTTTATCTTAGGAGTTATAATGGGAGTTATATCTGGTTTAGCGGCTACTGTATTCTATCTTTTGCTTCATTTATTTGAGGATTTGTTTCTTTTTCATTTAATTGGGATATCGTACCCTAGGCCAATAGGCGAAGGAGGAAACCCAATTACCTTTACGTTTCATCTTGGCAATTACTATTTAATACCCGTTTCTATGGCAATTGGTGGGTTACTTTCTGGTTTAATAGTTTACACTTTTGCACCAGAGGCTGAAGGACATGGAACTGATGCTGCAATAAAGGCTTATCATTACTATCAAGGTAAAATAAGATGGGTTGTCGTACCAGTAAAGATCATAGCTTCTGCAATAACCATAGGTTCTGGAGGTAGTGCTGGAAGAGAAGGTCCTACAGCACAATTTTCAGCTGGCGTTGGTTCAGTTGTCGCTGATTTACTCAGGCTAACATCAGAGGACAGAAGACGAATGGTTGCAGTTGGAATAGGGGCTGGAATAGGGACAATATTTAAATCTCCAATCGGTGGGGCTTTATTAGCGTCAGAAATTCTTTATAAGAGGGATTTAGAGCCAGAGGTCATTTATCCTGGTCTCGTAGCTTCTGCAATAGGTTATACTATTTTCGGTAGTATCTTTGGTTTTACGCCAGTCTTCGGATATTATACAGAACCTTTTAATCCGTTAAGATTGCCAATGTATGCTGTATTAGGAGTCATAGCTGGATTATTAGCAATAGTTTACGTAAAGGTTTTTTATGGAGTTCATGGCTTCTTTAAAAAGTTAAAAATAAGTAATTACTTAAAACCTATAATTGGGGCATTACTTGCAAGTACTATAGCTTTAATAGCTCCAGAGGTTATGGCAACGGGTTATGGATGGATTGATTTAGCAGAATATAGTAGATTCTTTCAAAATGTTTTTTATTCTCCCATTCTTCCCGTTATAATACTTTTGATACTATTGCCATTTTTGAAAATTATTGCGACAGCATTTAGTATTGGATCTGGCGGTAGTGGTGGTGTATTTGCACCAGGTTTATTTATTGGCGCATTTGTAGGGGCTGATGTTGGCTTGCTCTTTCACCAATTATTTCCGTCTATTGTACCCTCAGTTGCCCCATTTATAATTATAGGAATGGCTGCTTTCTTTAGTGCAGCCGGTAAGGTTCCACTATCTGTGATCATTATGGTCACAGAAATGACTGGTAGTTTACAGTTATTACCTGGAGCTATGGTAGCTGCTGCAATTTCCTATTTAATATCTGGTAACTATACTATTTATCAGGCTCAAGTTCCTACTAAAAGGGATTCGCCAGCACATAGGAGTGAGTTTATGATTCCAGTATTAGAGAGTGTTAGAGTTTCAGAATGTAAATTTGAGGATATAAAAGTGTTTGATGATGAAAGCGTTGAAAAAGCAATATCTATAATGACTAACTATAATTTCTTAAGTTTGCCAGTGATAGATCATAATTATAGATTTTTAGGTATAGTATATTTAAGGGATTTACTGAATGCTGACAAGAATGATATGGTTAGAAAGTATATGATAATAGGATCACCCTATGTTAGGCCTAATTCAACATTAGAGCAAGCTTGGGAAATTATGTCAAGACTTAGAAGTAAGTGGGCATGTGTTGTTGAAGATGGTAAGTACAAAGGAATTGTAACTATGGATAATTTAATAGAAGCTTATGAAAGGGAAGTGAGAAAATTAAAGAAAACTTCTTAA
- a CDS encoding glucose 1-dehydrogenase, protein MKAIVVEPPTRGVTVKDININISTLANDEVLIKTIATGICGTDRGIVSGLLKFSRPPVGKKELILGHEGLGQVIELGSEVKGLRKGDYVVPIVRRGCGKCSNCLVGRQDFCETGEFVEAGIRGLDGFMREYFIDKERYLVKIPDEIRDIAVLLEPLSNVVKAYNELMFCQRRMIWWCNDGSYNCRNVAIIGSGPIGNLFAMIFISQGFNVYILNKRDPSPTESFIAEKIGATFINTLKGLTLTKLDLIVDTSGHPMAFIPLINKLNKNGAVILFGTTGEEYATLTADLVTFLVENNILIFGSVNASKEDFENGVNFLSIWKSRFQTVLNKMITKVVKPDESESILTKKPAGEIKTIISWV, encoded by the coding sequence ATGAAAGCTATAGTTGTAGAACCACCAACCAGAGGTGTTACAGTTAAAGACATTAATATCAATATTTCCACTCTTGCCAATGATGAAGTATTAATTAAGACCATAGCTACTGGCATTTGTGGCACAGATAGGGGAATTGTAAGTGGATTATTGAAATTCTCAAGACCTCCTGTTGGTAAAAAGGAACTTATCCTAGGTCATGAAGGTTTAGGGCAAGTTATTGAATTAGGAAGTGAGGTTAAGGGTTTACGTAAAGGAGATTACGTAGTACCGATAGTGAGAAGAGGTTGTGGTAAGTGTTCTAACTGTTTAGTAGGAAGACAAGACTTTTGTGAAACCGGCGAATTTGTAGAAGCGGGTATTAGGGGTTTAGATGGATTTATGAGAGAATACTTTATTGATAAAGAGAGATACCTAGTTAAAATTCCCGATGAAATAAGGGATATTGCGGTATTATTAGAGCCTCTATCAAATGTTGTAAAAGCATATAATGAGTTAATGTTCTGTCAAAGAAGAATGATATGGTGGTGTAATGATGGTAGTTATAATTGTAGAAACGTTGCTATTATTGGTTCAGGGCCTATAGGTAATTTATTTGCGATGATCTTTATATCTCAAGGCTTTAACGTATATATTTTAAATAAAAGAGACCCATCTCCTACGGAATCCTTTATCGCTGAAAAGATAGGAGCTACTTTTATAAATACTTTAAAAGGCCTCACGTTAACTAAACTAGATTTAATAGTAGACACTTCTGGTCATCCTATGGCATTCATACCTCTAATAAATAAGTTAAATAAGAATGGAGCTGTAATATTATTTGGAACTACTGGTGAAGAGTACGCTACTTTAACAGCAGATTTGGTAACTTTCTTAGTCGAGAATAATATACTCATATTCGGGAGTGTAAACGCAAGCAAAGAAGATTTTGAAAATGGGGTAAACTTCTTATCTATTTGGAAAAGTAGATTTCAGACAGTTCTAAATAAAATGATTACGAAAGTTGTTAAGCCAGACGAATCTGAGTCGATATTAACGAAAAAACCTGCAGGTGAAATTAAGACAATTATATCATGGGTTTAA
- the kdgK gene encoding bifunctional 2-dehydro-3-deoxygluconokinase/2-dehydro-3-deoxygalactonokinase, with product MVDVVALGEPLIQFNSFTLGPLRFVNYFEKHIAGSELNFCIAVIRNHLSCGLIARVGNDEFGRNIIEYSRSQGVDVSQIKIDDSFTGIYFVQRGYPIPLKSELIYYRKGSAGSKLSPEDVNEDYVRTAKLVHSTGITLAISESAKDAVFKAFELAKMRSFDTNIRPKLWTPEKARETILKLLGKYDIEVLITDPDDTKILLGITDPDEAYRKYKELGVKTLLYKLGAKGAVVFKDNLKAFKEAYKVPVEDPTGAGDAMAGTFISLYLQGKDLEYALHHGIVASTLVVMVRGDNEMTPTTEDAERFLKEF from the coding sequence ATGGTTGATGTAGTAGCTCTAGGCGAACCCTTAATTCAATTTAACTCTTTTACGTTAGGTCCATTAAGATTTGTAAATTATTTTGAAAAGCACATAGCCGGATCTGAATTAAATTTCTGTATAGCTGTGATTAGGAATCATTTAAGTTGCGGGTTAATTGCTAGGGTTGGAAATGATGAGTTCGGTAGGAATATTATAGAGTATTCCAGATCCCAAGGTGTTGACGTATCTCAAATTAAAATAGATGACTCATTTACTGGAATATATTTTGTCCAAAGAGGATATCCAATACCATTAAAAAGTGAGCTAATATATTATAGAAAAGGTAGTGCTGGTAGTAAACTATCTCCAGAAGATGTTAATGAAGATTACGTTAGAACAGCTAAGTTAGTGCATTCAACTGGTATTACCTTAGCTATAAGTGAGTCCGCAAAAGATGCTGTATTTAAGGCATTTGAACTAGCTAAAATGAGAAGCTTTGACACTAATATAAGACCTAAATTATGGACTCCAGAAAAAGCTAGGGAAACAATTTTAAAACTATTAGGGAAGTATGATATTGAAGTTCTCATAACAGATCCAGACGATACTAAAATATTATTAGGCATTACTGATCCCGACGAGGCTTATAGAAAATATAAGGAGTTAGGCGTGAAAACGTTATTATATAAATTAGGTGCAAAGGGAGCTGTAGTATTTAAAGATAATCTTAAGGCATTCAAAGAGGCTTATAAAGTACCCGTGGAGGATCCAACTGGGGCTGGAGATGCAATGGCGGGTACTTTCATTTCCTTATACCTTCAAGGTAAGGATTTAGAGTACGCTTTGCATCATGGAATAGTTGCGTCAACGTTAGTAGTGATGGTAAGGGGTGATAATGAGATGACACCTACCACTGAGGATGCAGAAAGATTTTTAAAGGAATTTTAA
- a CDS encoding phosphate-starvation-inducible PsiE family protein translates to MRRIGDRDLIKFIGYIIRIILLLGIFSQMALSAYQIMTDLIKLSLIDLISSTIIGSLLILVLLELYIAVNSYLTGKERSIVNVIDAGISFIVREIILELFSTNSNVTDLLMLAGIVGILTFSRFLASR, encoded by the coding sequence ATGCGAAGAATTGGTGATAGAGATTTAATAAAATTCATCGGATATATTATAAGAATTATATTATTATTGGGAATATTCTCACAAATGGCACTATCAGCATATCAAATAATGACTGATTTAATTAAACTAAGCTTAATAGACCTAATAAGTTCTACTATAATCGGATCTTTACTTATATTAGTACTTCTAGAACTATACATAGCAGTAAATAGTTATCTTACAGGAAAAGAAAGAAGTATAGTTAACGTAATTGATGCTGGTATCTCATTTATAGTCAGGGAAATAATTTTAGAGCTCTTTTCTACAAATTCCAATGTAACAGATCTACTAATGCTAGCAGGAATCGTAGGAATTTTAACTTTTTCGCGATTTCTCGCTAGCCGTTAA
- the acs gene encoding acetate--CoA ligase — MTQEISKEIKEIQEIDEKVDYNIRLYKQIYRKSIENPSAFWGKLAEELVEWYEPWKETFRHELLTKWFIGGKLNASYNAIDRHLNSNRKYKAAIIWESEKNEKKILTYQDLFYEVNKWANALRQLGVEKGDRVTIYMPLTPEGVISMLACARIGAIHSVVFAGFGSQALADRIQDAQSKVVITADAYYRRGKLVELKKTVDEALSKLSNNPVKKVLIYKRTGVEIPFNEDRDVYFDEIGKYKYVEPEPVEATHPLFILYTSGTTGKPKGIVHSTGGYLVGTSAMLLWSYGLSQDNDVLFNTSDIGWIVGHSYITYSPLVMGRTVIIYESAPDYPYPNKWAELIEKYRATTFGTSATFLRYLMKYGESYIKEHDLSSLRIIVTNGEPLNYAPWKFGLEVIGNGTVYMSHQWWQTETGAPNIGYMPGYPIFIPMRSGPASGFPLPGNKLLVFNENGNPVKPRERGYLVMEPPFPPSMMIGMWNDEGNERLKKTYFSKFDNYYYTGDFAMIDEDGYIWVSGRADETLKIAGHRLGAGEIESAITSFPAVAEAAVIGIPDPMKGETAHAFIVLKQGYEPSDKLAREIQEHVKKIMGPIVVLEVHFVKALPKTRSGKVMRRVIKAVMTGSATGDLSTLEDEASIEEIKRAIEELKKQLNP, encoded by the coding sequence ATGACTCAAGAGATATCAAAAGAGATTAAAGAAATACAAGAAATAGATGAAAAAGTAGATTATAATATAAGATTATACAAACAAATTTATAGAAAAAGTATTGAAAATCCTTCTGCTTTTTGGGGTAAACTTGCTGAGGAACTAGTAGAATGGTACGAACCTTGGAAAGAGACGTTTAGACATGAACTTTTAACTAAATGGTTTATTGGAGGGAAATTAAATGCAAGCTATAATGCTATTGATAGACATTTGAATAGTAATAGAAAATATAAGGCAGCAATAATTTGGGAATCTGAAAAAAATGAGAAAAAAATACTGACTTATCAAGATTTATTTTATGAAGTAAATAAGTGGGCTAATGCCTTAAGGCAATTAGGAGTAGAAAAGGGGGATAGAGTAACTATTTACATGCCATTAACGCCAGAAGGAGTTATTTCGATGTTAGCATGCGCAAGAATAGGAGCTATTCATAGCGTAGTATTTGCGGGATTCGGATCACAAGCTTTAGCAGATAGAATACAAGACGCCCAATCAAAAGTAGTAATTACTGCTGATGCTTATTATAGAAGAGGCAAGCTAGTTGAACTCAAGAAAACAGTAGATGAGGCGTTGTCTAAGTTAAGTAACAATCCCGTTAAAAAAGTACTAATATATAAGAGGACTGGAGTCGAGATACCGTTTAACGAGGATAGGGACGTATATTTTGATGAGATAGGAAAATATAAGTACGTTGAACCAGAACCTGTTGAGGCTACTCATCCGTTATTCATACTCTACACTTCTGGCACTACTGGCAAACCTAAGGGGATAGTGCATTCTACTGGAGGATACTTAGTTGGAACTTCTGCCATGCTTTTATGGAGTTACGGATTAAGCCAGGATAACGATGTATTATTCAATACTTCAGATATAGGTTGGATTGTTGGACACTCGTATATAACTTATTCTCCCTTAGTAATGGGTAGAACAGTAATAATTTACGAGAGTGCTCCAGATTATCCTTATCCAAATAAGTGGGCTGAGTTAATTGAAAAATATAGGGCTACGACATTTGGCACATCTGCAACATTCTTAAGATACTTAATGAAATACGGTGAGAGTTACATTAAAGAACACGATTTATCCTCTCTTAGGATAATAGTAACTAATGGAGAACCCTTAAATTACGCTCCATGGAAATTCGGATTAGAAGTAATCGGAAATGGAACAGTTTACATGTCTCATCAATGGTGGCAAACTGAGACTGGGGCTCCTAATATTGGTTACATGCCAGGTTATCCAATATTCATACCTATGAGGTCAGGGCCAGCATCAGGATTTCCATTACCTGGTAATAAATTACTAGTATTTAATGAAAACGGTAATCCAGTAAAGCCTAGAGAGAGAGGATATTTAGTTATGGAACCACCATTCCCACCTTCCATGATGATAGGGATGTGGAACGATGAAGGAAATGAGAGGTTAAAGAAAACCTACTTTAGTAAATTTGACAATTACTACTATACTGGAGATTTTGCAATGATAGATGAAGATGGGTATATATGGGTATCTGGAAGAGCTGACGAAACACTGAAAATTGCAGGGCATAGATTGGGTGCAGGAGAAATCGAATCTGCAATAACATCATTCCCAGCAGTAGCTGAGGCAGCAGTAATTGGAATACCAGATCCAATGAAGGGCGAAACAGCTCACGCTTTTATCGTCCTAAAACAGGGATATGAACCTTCTGATAAATTAGCTAGAGAGATCCAGGAACACGTTAAGAAAATTATGGGGCCTATAGTTGTGCTAGAAGTACATTTCGTAAAAGCCTTGCCAAAAACTAGATCTGGAAAAGTAATGAGAAGAGTAATTAAAGCAGTAATGACGGGCTCAGCTACTGGAGATCTTTCCACTCTTGAAGATGAGGCATCTATAGAAGAGATAAAAAGAGCTATTGAAGAATTGAAAAAACAATTAAACCCATGA
- a CDS encoding GIY-YIG nuclease family protein, which produces MKSYILLIECKQYTIVRTKAKEFAIEKGIYAYVGSCGISCVKRICRHLNKNKSKYHWHIDFLMKECYPLAVLVLPIREKELAKDLCKRFEYVKNFGSTDDNDSPSHLFRVRDLFNIILTASEKSRKS; this is translated from the coding sequence ATGAAAAGTTACATTTTATTAATAGAATGTAAACAATATACAATAGTGAGAACTAAGGCTAAAGAGTTCGCTATAGAAAAAGGTATTTATGCGTATGTAGGATCATGTGGAATTTCTTGCGTAAAAAGAATATGTAGGCATCTAAATAAGAATAAAAGCAAATATCATTGGCATATAGATTTCCTAATGAAAGAATGTTATCCATTAGCAGTTTTAGTATTACCAATACGAGAAAAGGAGTTGGCTAAAGATCTATGTAAACGTTTTGAATATGTAAAAAATTTCGGCTCAACGGATGATAATGATTCTCCCTCCCATTTATTTAGAGTAAGAGATCTTTTTAATATAATTTTAACGGCTAGCGAGAAATCGCGAAAAAGTTAA